A stretch of Oreochromis aureus strain Israel breed Guangdong linkage group 11, ZZ_aureus, whole genome shotgun sequence DNA encodes these proteins:
- the zgc:66448 gene encoding histone-lysine N-methyltransferase MECOM isoform X1 — protein MAAADPAKSPKRQKIAEEEVETCGEKTEAVESGCSARQKDENTCNKTGGSPNDEQRADVGSDGGGCVASHSEVTVESGAGADKTTCILPEDLRAAEKMAEASGSDQRPFDWSETEDDGEEAQTHAEENDKCDLNSVCEDAEEVRQDNRVDSDIATNAEEPHVEEKSTVKPQNEDFVGEVDGIEDVVEDDEEADQGVDTDLTAKQKKCRLVCKECGKRFTRRETFNLHRHFHAHEDELTPLTCKECGLTFQHRSSLIKHRNEHRENEELQLVTPKKEVQTMEEGIFQCAECERIFSTVSQLRDHNCSNTVEKPYHCPLCRQEFQFKVSVTKHMMTHSHESTFTCQECSQTFPNTTALRFHQRCHAALKPYECPECGMVFKHYSVMEDHRRKHTDNSRSHLCNICGKTFKYSSLLHQHQYLHTGQKPFRCPECGKKFAFAQNMKAHCRQHRLRETSCSAQTSKQAPAAEQEEVRGLGKENAHQSEEPKRTFNCPLCPQTYCAPANLRAHMLIHEAEYEKVERSPRLPKDANKYWDKGHTCPHCPSIYRDESSLNVHLLSVHKSFSQYLERLAAPPKKQFTPFTSDNVQVKWKSESISVKSYKCSECGKTFRHRSVLELHMRIHSKDKPYQCKVCGKGFRFSSYLQQHLIIHTGKKPYKCPDCGKDFAFLQNMRTHQKLHQEKPFRCTSCRKGYSDEIQLQHHMLSHNGDKPHKCDQCDKSFGLAYLLRDHMNTHTGERPHRCDECHKTFSWFSSLLVHQKIHARKRQSFSQYSSFPMSSRMRGRGRRGGRPVWGFSRPLGGSGMTTPQQLSYPVSVVRDAELHRRAVQPPSSMHASRMDLQSRQQKEQWLSELHPQPVQWKVDGGEVMPVPSSQHQHGAPQQTQFDSSVLQQHHRTSSSWADIPLISQSGSTSAQSLDSAHTKDGASSVAASHLASVPKKSSPSAVNEMVQHRQHKPVSWSSTPTSTVLASTSSVQHEFSVPSSYIDGAALWSVRPTPLLNSQGSPSKLGQELQLPRWSVTPVSSQKEPSTPPKKEDRVWDLSNPQVIPSTVSQPEKPWNGCEPQKPWASGLAGASTSAQIDQSSAMPISSPVSHGASSTLWDIQTTPGIPKTINSTEKLVNNQDFQLQQKQTSSGWANVQTATQKVPISIQYEPHRFGQGMGTPVWGFQNNPVGPQTLLSGQLKPGNGQELQQQPMVTGTQIIINQPSPFFSPPLAPLPPLALPGPHPLHSVAVGALPRPPHPNIFFTPQAVMSERPHMPQTLSLPQLAPRTEPHKLGTRLPFAPERLLQCMICGCSLPRELDLQMHYLQHAQGEI, from the exons ATGGCCGCCGCAGACCCAGCGAAGTCTCCCAAACGGCAGAAAATAGCCGAGGAGGAGGTGGAAACATGTGGGGAGAAAACCGAGGCGGTGGAGTCGGGGTGCAGTGCACGCCAGAAAGATGAGAATACGTGTAATAAAACTGGGGGTAGCCCCAACGATGAGCAGAGAGCTGATGTTGGCAGCGACGGCGGCGGTTGTGTTGCCAGCCATTCGGAGGTTACTGTCGAGTCCGGTGCTGGAGCCGACAAAACGACATGCATTTTACCGGAGGACCTGAGAGCGGCTGAAAAAATGGCCGAGGCCAGTGGCAGTGACCAGCGTCCATTCGACTGGTCCGAGACTGAAGATGACGGCGAAGAAGCACAGACGCACGCGGAGGAAAATGATAAGTGTG aCCTCAACAGTGTCTGTGAGGATGCTGAAGAGGTGCGGCAGGACAACCGTGTTGACAGTGACATTGCCACAAATGCAGAAGAGCCACATGTGGAGGAGAAGAGCACAGTTAAACCACAGAATGAGGATTTTGTGGGCGAAGTGGACGGCATAGAGGATGTGGTTGAAGATGATGAGGAGGCAGACCAAGGGGTGGATACTGATTTGACTGCTAAGCAGAAAAAGTGCCGCTTGGTCTGCAAAGAGTGCGGGAAGAGGTTCACCCGCCGCGAGACGTTTAACCTCCACCGGCACTTTCACGCGCATGAGGACGAGCTCACTCCCCTCACCTGTAAAGAATGCGGCCTTACCTTTCAGCACCGCAGCAGCCTCATCAAACACCGAAACGAACACAGGGAGAATGAGGAGCTGCAGCTCGTCACTCCAAAAAAGGAGGTGCAAACGATGGAGGAGGGCATTTTTCAGTGTGCAGAGTGTGAGAGGATATTCTCCACAGTCAGCCAGCTGAGAGACCACAACTGCAGCAATACAGTAGAAAAGCCTTACCACTGCCCCCTGTGCCGCCAAGAGTTCCAGTTTAAGGTCTCCGTCACTAAGCACATGATGACCCATTCTCACGAGAGCACCTTTACGTGCCAAGAGTGCAGTCAAACTTTCCCAAACACTACAGCCTTGCGCTTCCACCAGAGGTGTCACGCCGCCCTAAAGCCCTATGAATGCCCCGAATGCGGCATGGTTTTTAAACACTACTCCGTCATGGAAGACCACCGTCGCAAGCACACCGACAACAGCcgctctcacctgtgcaacatCTGTGGTAAGACTTTCAAGTACAGCAGCCTCCTTCATCAGCATCAGTATCTGCACACAGGGCAGAAGCCCTTCCGCTGCCCCGAATGTGGGAAAAAATTTGCTTTTGCCCAGAACATGAAGGCGCACTGCCGCCAGCATAGACTGCGTGAAACCTCCTGTAGTGCACAGACCAGTAAGCAGGCCCCTGCTGCCGAACAGGAGGAGGTAAGAGGGCTGGGAAAGGAGAACGCACACCAGAGCGAGGAACCAAAACGCACATTTAACTGCCCCCTTTGTCCCCAGACATACTGTGCACCAGCTAACCTGAGAGCTCACATGCTCATTCATGAAGCCGAGTATGAAAAGGTGGAGAGATCACCCCGGCTCCCAAAGGATGCAAACAAGTACTGGGATAAGGGACACACCTGCCCACACTGTCCGTCCATTTATCGGGACGAGTCCAGTTTAAATGTGCATCTTTTAAGTGTCCACAAATCTTTTTCACAGTATTTAGAAAGACTGGCTGCTCCACCTAAAAAACAATTCACTCCATTCACCAGTGATAATGTGCAGGTGAAGTGGAAAAGCGAAAGCATAAGTGTTAAGTCGTACAAGTGTTCAGAGTGCGGAAAAACTTTCCGCCACCGTTCAGTGTTGGAACTGCATATGCGCATACATTCCAAGGACAAGCCTTACCAGTGTAAAGTGTGCGGCAAGGGCTTTAGATTCAGTAGCTATTTACAGCAGCATCTCATCATTCACACAGGCAAGAAGCCATACAAATGTCCAGACTGCGGGAAGGACTTTGCCTTCCTGCAGAACATGAGAACGCATCAAAAGCTGCATCAGGAAAAACCGTTCCGCTGCACCAGCTGCCGCAAAGGCTACAGCGATGAGATCCAGCTGCAGCACCACATGTTGTCACATAATGGTGACAAACCTCACAagtgtgaccagtgtgacaaaaGTTTCGGGTTAGCATATCTGCTCCGTGATCACATGAACAcgcacacaggagagagacctCATCGCTGTGATGAGTGTCACAAAACCTTTTCGTGGTTTAGTAGCCTGCTGGTACACCAGAAGATCCACGCTCGTAAGCGGCAGAGTTTCAGCCAGTACAGTTCTTTCCCAATGAGCTCTAGGatgagggggagggggaggaggggtgGGAGGCCTGTGTGGGGATTTTCTAGACCTTTAGGAGGCTCAGGGATGACTACTCCTCAGCAGCTTTCTTATCCGGTTTCTGTAGTGAGAGACGCTGAGCTCCACAGGAGGGCAGTACAGCCGCCATCTTCCATGCATGCATCTCGCATGGATTTACAGAGCAGGCAACAAAAGGAGCAGTGGCTGTCCGAGCTACACCCTCAGCCAGTGCAGTGGAAGGTAGATGGTGGGGAAGTAATGCCCGTTCCATCATCGCAGCACCAACATGGAGCCCCCCAGCAGACACAGTTTGACAGCTCAGTGCTACAGCAGCACCATCGGACAAGTTCATCCTGGGCAGATATTCCTCTGATAAGTCAGTCAGGCTCCACGTCTGCTCAGAGTTTAGATTCGGCACACACAAAAGACGGCGCGTCTTCTGTTGCCGCCTCTCACCTGGCGTCCGTGCCAAAAAAATCCAGCCCGTCAGCAGTGAACGAGATGGTGCAGCACAGGCAGCACAAGCCTGTTTCCTGGAGCAGCACTCCCACATCTACAGTGCTAGCTTCCACAAGTTCTGTGCAACACGAATTTTCTGTTCCCTCCTCCTACATAGACGGGGCAGCTCTGTGGAGTGTCAGGCCTACTCCACTATTAAATTCACAGGGCTCGCCAAGTAAGCTCGGGCAAGAGCTTCAGCTGCCAAGATGGTCAGTTACCCCAGTGTCCTCACAAAAGGAGCCGTCAACACCTCCTAAGAAGGAGGACAGAGTGTGGGACTTGAGTAATCCTCAAGTAATACCTTCGACTGTTAGCCAGCCAGAGAAGCCATGGAACGGCTGTGAGCCGCAAAAGCCATGGGCTTCTGGCTTAGCAGGTGCATCCACCTCAGCTCAAATAGACCAAAGCAGTGCTATGCCAATTTCCAGTCCTGTCTCACATGGGGCCAGCAGCACCTTATGGGACATACAAACAACACCAGGAATTCCAAAGACTATAAACTCCACTGAGAAGTTAGTAAATAATCAAGATTTTCAGCTGCAGCAAAAGCAGACGTCATCTGGCTGGGCCAATGTACAGACAGCAACACAGAAGGTTCCCATCTCCATTCAGTACGAGCCTCATCGTTTTGGACAGGGCATGGGAACACCAGTATGGGGCTTCCAAAACAACCCAGTGGGTCCTCAAACCCTGCTTTCTGGGCAACTCAAACCAGGGAATGGACAGGAGCTGCAGCAACAACCAATGGTAACAGGCACTCAAATAATCATAAATCAGCCTTCTCCTTTTTTCTCACCTCCACTTGCTCCGCTCCCTCCTCTTGCTTTGCCTGGCCCTCACCCTCTTCACTCTGTCGCAGTTGGTGCACTTCCAAGACCTCCACacccaaatatttttttcacaccACAGGCAGTCATGAGCGAGAGGCCACACATGCCACAGACCCTGTCCCTACCTCAACTTGCCCCGCGGACAGAACCTCACAAACTTGGAACTCGTTTGCCTTTTGCCCCTGAACGGCTTCTCCAGTGCATGATATGCGGGTGCTCTCTTCCTCGGGAGCTGGATTTACAAATGCATTACTTGCAACATGCACAAGGAGAGATTTGA
- the zgc:66448 gene encoding uncharacterized protein zgc:66448 isoform X2 has translation MAAADPAKSPKRQKIAEEEVETCGEKTEAVESGCSARQKDENTCNKTGGSPNDEQRADVGSDGGGCVASHSEVTVESGAGADKTTCILPEDLRAAEKMAEASGSDQRPFDWSETEDDGEEAQTHAEENDKCDLNSVCEDAEEVRQDNRVDSDIATNAEEPHVEEKSTVKPQNEDFVGEVDGIEDVVEDDEEADQGVDTDLTAKQKKCRLVCKECGKRFTRRETFNLHRHFHAHEDELTPLTCKECGLTFQHRSSLIKHRNEHRENEELQLVTPKKEVQTMEEGIFQCAECERIFSTVSQLRDHNCSNTVEKPYHCPLCRQEFQFKVSVTKHMMTHSHESTFTCQECSQTFPNTTALRFHQRCHAALKPYECPECGMVFKHYSVMEDHRRKHTDNSRSHLCNICGKTFKYSSLLHQHQYLHTGQKPFRCPECGKKFAFAQNMKAHCRQHRLRETSCSAQTSKQAPAAEQEEVRGLGKENAHQSEEPKRTFNCPLCPQTYCAPANLRAHMLIHEAEYEKVERSPRLPKDANKYWDKGHTCPHCPSIYRDESSLNVHLLSVHKSFSQYLERLAAPPKKQFTPFTSDNVQVKWKSESISVKSYKCSECGKTFRHRSVLELHMRIHSKDKPYQCKVCGKGFRFSSYLQQHLIIHTGKKPYKCPDCGKDFAFLQNMRTHQKLHQEKPFRCTSCRKGYSDEIQLQHHMLSHNGDKPHKCDQCDKSFGLAYLLRDHMNTHTGERPHRCDECHKTFSWFSSLLVHQKIHARKRQSFSQYSSFPMSSRMRGRGRRGGRPVWGFSRPLGGSGMTTPQQLSYPVSVVRDAELHRRAVQPPSSMHASRMDLQSRQQKEQWLSELHPQPVQWKVDGGEVMPVPSSQHQHGAPQQTQFDSSVLQQHHRTSSSWADIPLISQSGSTSAQSLDSAHTKDGASSVAASHLASVPKKSSPSAVNEMVQHRQHKPVSWSSTPTSTVLASTSSVQHEFSVPSSYIDGAALWSVRPTPLLNSQGSPSKLGQELQLPRWSVTPVSSQKEPSTPPKKEDRVWDLSNPQVIPSTVSQPEKPWNGCEPQKPWASGLAGASTSAQIDQSSAMPISSPVSHGASSTLWDIQTTPGIPKTINSTEKLVNNQDFQLQQKQTSSGWANVQTATQKVPISIQYEPHRFGQGMGTPVWGFQNNPVGPQTLLSGQLKPGNGQELQQQPMAVMSERPHMPQTLSLPQLAPRTEPHKLGTRLPFAPERLLQCMICGCSLPRELDLQMHYLQHAQGEI, from the exons ATGGCCGCCGCAGACCCAGCGAAGTCTCCCAAACGGCAGAAAATAGCCGAGGAGGAGGTGGAAACATGTGGGGAGAAAACCGAGGCGGTGGAGTCGGGGTGCAGTGCACGCCAGAAAGATGAGAATACGTGTAATAAAACTGGGGGTAGCCCCAACGATGAGCAGAGAGCTGATGTTGGCAGCGACGGCGGCGGTTGTGTTGCCAGCCATTCGGAGGTTACTGTCGAGTCCGGTGCTGGAGCCGACAAAACGACATGCATTTTACCGGAGGACCTGAGAGCGGCTGAAAAAATGGCCGAGGCCAGTGGCAGTGACCAGCGTCCATTCGACTGGTCCGAGACTGAAGATGACGGCGAAGAAGCACAGACGCACGCGGAGGAAAATGATAAGTGTG aCCTCAACAGTGTCTGTGAGGATGCTGAAGAGGTGCGGCAGGACAACCGTGTTGACAGTGACATTGCCACAAATGCAGAAGAGCCACATGTGGAGGAGAAGAGCACAGTTAAACCACAGAATGAGGATTTTGTGGGCGAAGTGGACGGCATAGAGGATGTGGTTGAAGATGATGAGGAGGCAGACCAAGGGGTGGATACTGATTTGACTGCTAAGCAGAAAAAGTGCCGCTTGGTCTGCAAAGAGTGCGGGAAGAGGTTCACCCGCCGCGAGACGTTTAACCTCCACCGGCACTTTCACGCGCATGAGGACGAGCTCACTCCCCTCACCTGTAAAGAATGCGGCCTTACCTTTCAGCACCGCAGCAGCCTCATCAAACACCGAAACGAACACAGGGAGAATGAGGAGCTGCAGCTCGTCACTCCAAAAAAGGAGGTGCAAACGATGGAGGAGGGCATTTTTCAGTGTGCAGAGTGTGAGAGGATATTCTCCACAGTCAGCCAGCTGAGAGACCACAACTGCAGCAATACAGTAGAAAAGCCTTACCACTGCCCCCTGTGCCGCCAAGAGTTCCAGTTTAAGGTCTCCGTCACTAAGCACATGATGACCCATTCTCACGAGAGCACCTTTACGTGCCAAGAGTGCAGTCAAACTTTCCCAAACACTACAGCCTTGCGCTTCCACCAGAGGTGTCACGCCGCCCTAAAGCCCTATGAATGCCCCGAATGCGGCATGGTTTTTAAACACTACTCCGTCATGGAAGACCACCGTCGCAAGCACACCGACAACAGCcgctctcacctgtgcaacatCTGTGGTAAGACTTTCAAGTACAGCAGCCTCCTTCATCAGCATCAGTATCTGCACACAGGGCAGAAGCCCTTCCGCTGCCCCGAATGTGGGAAAAAATTTGCTTTTGCCCAGAACATGAAGGCGCACTGCCGCCAGCATAGACTGCGTGAAACCTCCTGTAGTGCACAGACCAGTAAGCAGGCCCCTGCTGCCGAACAGGAGGAGGTAAGAGGGCTGGGAAAGGAGAACGCACACCAGAGCGAGGAACCAAAACGCACATTTAACTGCCCCCTTTGTCCCCAGACATACTGTGCACCAGCTAACCTGAGAGCTCACATGCTCATTCATGAAGCCGAGTATGAAAAGGTGGAGAGATCACCCCGGCTCCCAAAGGATGCAAACAAGTACTGGGATAAGGGACACACCTGCCCACACTGTCCGTCCATTTATCGGGACGAGTCCAGTTTAAATGTGCATCTTTTAAGTGTCCACAAATCTTTTTCACAGTATTTAGAAAGACTGGCTGCTCCACCTAAAAAACAATTCACTCCATTCACCAGTGATAATGTGCAGGTGAAGTGGAAAAGCGAAAGCATAAGTGTTAAGTCGTACAAGTGTTCAGAGTGCGGAAAAACTTTCCGCCACCGTTCAGTGTTGGAACTGCATATGCGCATACATTCCAAGGACAAGCCTTACCAGTGTAAAGTGTGCGGCAAGGGCTTTAGATTCAGTAGCTATTTACAGCAGCATCTCATCATTCACACAGGCAAGAAGCCATACAAATGTCCAGACTGCGGGAAGGACTTTGCCTTCCTGCAGAACATGAGAACGCATCAAAAGCTGCATCAGGAAAAACCGTTCCGCTGCACCAGCTGCCGCAAAGGCTACAGCGATGAGATCCAGCTGCAGCACCACATGTTGTCACATAATGGTGACAAACCTCACAagtgtgaccagtgtgacaaaaGTTTCGGGTTAGCATATCTGCTCCGTGATCACATGAACAcgcacacaggagagagacctCATCGCTGTGATGAGTGTCACAAAACCTTTTCGTGGTTTAGTAGCCTGCTGGTACACCAGAAGATCCACGCTCGTAAGCGGCAGAGTTTCAGCCAGTACAGTTCTTTCCCAATGAGCTCTAGGatgagggggagggggaggaggggtgGGAGGCCTGTGTGGGGATTTTCTAGACCTTTAGGAGGCTCAGGGATGACTACTCCTCAGCAGCTTTCTTATCCGGTTTCTGTAGTGAGAGACGCTGAGCTCCACAGGAGGGCAGTACAGCCGCCATCTTCCATGCATGCATCTCGCATGGATTTACAGAGCAGGCAACAAAAGGAGCAGTGGCTGTCCGAGCTACACCCTCAGCCAGTGCAGTGGAAGGTAGATGGTGGGGAAGTAATGCCCGTTCCATCATCGCAGCACCAACATGGAGCCCCCCAGCAGACACAGTTTGACAGCTCAGTGCTACAGCAGCACCATCGGACAAGTTCATCCTGGGCAGATATTCCTCTGATAAGTCAGTCAGGCTCCACGTCTGCTCAGAGTTTAGATTCGGCACACACAAAAGACGGCGCGTCTTCTGTTGCCGCCTCTCACCTGGCGTCCGTGCCAAAAAAATCCAGCCCGTCAGCAGTGAACGAGATGGTGCAGCACAGGCAGCACAAGCCTGTTTCCTGGAGCAGCACTCCCACATCTACAGTGCTAGCTTCCACAAGTTCTGTGCAACACGAATTTTCTGTTCCCTCCTCCTACATAGACGGGGCAGCTCTGTGGAGTGTCAGGCCTACTCCACTATTAAATTCACAGGGCTCGCCAAGTAAGCTCGGGCAAGAGCTTCAGCTGCCAAGATGGTCAGTTACCCCAGTGTCCTCACAAAAGGAGCCGTCAACACCTCCTAAGAAGGAGGACAGAGTGTGGGACTTGAGTAATCCTCAAGTAATACCTTCGACTGTTAGCCAGCCAGAGAAGCCATGGAACGGCTGTGAGCCGCAAAAGCCATGGGCTTCTGGCTTAGCAGGTGCATCCACCTCAGCTCAAATAGACCAAAGCAGTGCTATGCCAATTTCCAGTCCTGTCTCACATGGGGCCAGCAGCACCTTATGGGACATACAAACAACACCAGGAATTCCAAAGACTATAAACTCCACTGAGAAGTTAGTAAATAATCAAGATTTTCAGCTGCAGCAAAAGCAGACGTCATCTGGCTGGGCCAATGTACAGACAGCAACACAGAAGGTTCCCATCTCCATTCAGTACGAGCCTCATCGTTTTGGACAGGGCATGGGAACACCAGTATGGGGCTTCCAAAACAACCCAGTGGGTCCTCAAACCCTGCTTTCTGGGCAACTCAAACCAGGGAATGGACAGGAGCTGCAGCAACAACCAATG GCAGTCATGAGCGAGAGGCCACACATGCCACAGACCCTGTCCCTACCTCAACTTGCCCCGCGGACAGAACCTCACAAACTTGGAACTCGTTTGCCTTTTGCCCCTGAACGGCTTCTCCAGTGCATGATATGCGGGTGCTCTCTTCCTCGGGAGCTGGATTTACAAATGCATTACTTGCAACATGCACAAGGAGAGATTTGA